The proteins below are encoded in one region of Apium graveolens cultivar Ventura chromosome 4, ASM990537v1, whole genome shotgun sequence:
- the LOC141719029 gene encoding putative mitochondrial protein AtMg00860, with amino-acid sequence MDTEKKAPNLDEIPIVSEFSDVFTDELPGLPPDREIEFSIDLILGAEPVSKAPYRMTPTKDDHDEHPRIALQRLGEKQLYAKFPKCEFWLDEVQFLGHIVGKDGIKVDPMKIEAVSRWEQPKTPTKVRSFLGLEGYYRRFVKDFAKIATPLTKLTKKNERFVWTEKCEASFQELKKRLVTSPVLALPYETWNFVIYSDATLKGLGCVLMQHDKVIAYMSGQLKPHE; translated from the exons ATGGACACTGAGAAAAAGGCACCAAATCTGGACGAGATTCCTATAGTCAGTGAATTTTCGGATGTTTTTACAGATGAGTTGCCAGGATTACCACCCGATCGTGAGATTGAGTTCTCTATCGACCTAATTCtgggagcagaaccagtttcaaaggctccttATCGTATGAcccca ACTAAAGACGACCATGACGAACATCCGAGGATTGCTTTGCAAAGGCTGGGAGAAAAGCAGTTGTACGCTAAGTTTccgaaatgtgaattttggttggatgaaGTCCAGTTTTTGGGTCATATAGTAGGTAAGGATGGTATCAAAGTGGATCCCatgaagattgaagctgtatccaGATGGGAACAGCCGAAGACTCCGACAAaagttagaagttttcttggactAGAAGGGTACTACCGAAGATTTGTGaaagactttgccaagattgcaacTCCATTGACCAAGCTGACCAAGAAAAATGAGAGGTTTGTTTGGACCGAGAAATGTGAAGCAAGTTTCCAGGAGTTGAAAAAGAGATTAGTGACATCACCTGTGTTAGCATTGCCATATGAAACATGGAATTTCGTAATCTACAGTGACGCTACTCTGAAAGGTTTAGGCTGTGtattaatgcaacatgataaggttattgcTTATATGTCTGGGCAGTTAAAACCTCATGAATAG